From the bacterium genome, the window GTCCGTGATTCGGGTCTGTCCTTAGGCTGTAGGGACAACCCTTGTGGTTGTCCGTCTACGGAACGGACATGGACAAGCACGGACAGGGACAAGCCCTGTCCCTACACTTCCGCCTTCTGTCCTGTGTATTTATCCGTGCTAATCCGTGCAGCTATACCTGAACGGTTACAACCGCAGAAGATGAGGCAAAAGTACGACATCTCCTCCCACTCCCAGAGAGCATACACGATGAATGACCAATCCGCCATCCCGGGTACCCACAAAGTGGGTGCGCCATCTGCCATCCGCCATCCAACCATTTCTCTCTGTATGATTGTCCGAGACGAAGAGGGGCAGCTTCCGCGTTGTCTGGCCAGTGTCAAGGATTTAGTCGACGAAATCATCGTGGTTGATACGGGTTCCAAAGATAAGACCATACAGATAGCCAGATCCTTTGGGGCCAAGGTCTACGAACATCCCTGGCAGAATGACTTCTCCGCCGCCAGAAATATCTCCCTGAGTTACGCCCAATCAGATTGGATACTCATCCTGGACGCTGATGAAGAACTGGAAAAAGATGATATCCCTAAGATTCGGCCCATACTGATGACCCACAAATGCGAAGGGTTAACCTTTGCCGTCTCCAGTCAACTGCCTGGCAGCGGAAAATCAAGGCACGATTCAATCCGGCTCTTCAAAAATCATAAGGAATATCACTATCAGGGAATAGTCCACAACCAGCTTATCATTAAAGGCCTGATTCTGACTACCGATGTCCGCCTTTATCACCATGGATATAATCTAAGCCCCGGCCAGATGAGGAAAAAGCTCGAACGAAGCCTTCCTTTGCTTAAAGAACATCTGCATCATCATCCGGATGATCTCTATGCCCGTTTTCAGTTAGCCAGACTTTATCGGGGTTATAACTATTACGAAGAATGTATCAAGGAGGGACTGATGGTTTTGAATGCCCCTCAGGCCAAAGAAGAGGGGGCCAAGGCCACGGTCCTTATGACCATGTGTGATTTGGCCTTAGCCTACTTCAAACTCGGTGATTATCAGCACGGCGAAGAGTATTGTCTTAAGGCCCTGTCTCAGAAAGAAGACTACCTTGATGTATTATTCATTTTAGGTAATATCTATCTCCATCGTGAAGAGTATCAAAAGGGGATTGATACCCTGAAGAGATTCTTAACGGCCAGAGAGAAGAGCGGCCGGTTTGATCCCTTTATGGTAGATAATGTCGGCCAGGTAGACCAGGTCTATCTTTATCTCGGAAAAGCCTATATCTTGCTCTCACAATTTGAAGAAGCCATAGATTATCTCAAACACGGCCTGGAGTTTAATCCCCTAAATCCGGCCGTCTATCATCATCTGGTTCATTGTTACCAGCGGATCGGCAATAGCCCAGAGGCAAAGTCAACCTGCCTGGAAGCTATTTCTAAGGGAATAGCTGATGAGGCCATTTATTTTCAGTTGGCTTTGATTTATAAGGACGAGGGGAAGCACAGCCAGGCAAAGGAGGCCTTTTTAGAAGTAGTAAATCTCAAAGAGGACCATCTGGCGGCCAGGCTGTTCCTGATAGAGCTTTATCTATCTGAGGGAGAGATTGCCCCTGTTTTCCTTCATCTTAAGAAGGCCGAAGAAATAGATCCAGCTAAGGCCTGGCCTGTCTATAAGACGCTGGGGAACAAATGTGTTAGCCTTGGCCGCTATGAAGATGCGGTCCAGGCGTATAAGACCTTTCTCAGATATCGCCCCTCAGACGAAGAAGGCCGATTAAATCTGGCTCGCTTGCTCCTCAAGCTGCAACAATACCAGGAAGCTAAGGAGCACTATGGCTGCATCCTTCAGTTAAACCCGGCTCATTCAGAAGCCAGAAGGTTTCTAAGTATTCTGGATAAAGGTAGATAGGCTGAAGGCCGAAGACTGAAGTTCAATAGCCTTCAGCCTTTAGCCTATCCAGGAGAGGAAATGGTTGGCGAGGCTGAAGAAAAACTGGAACAAATGAAGGCGCTTCTGATGAAGATGGGGAGTGTATTGGTGGCTTATTCCGGCGGGGTGGATTCTAGCCTGGTGCTTAAGGCAGCCTCTGATGTGCTGGGCGAAAAGGTGCTGGCGGTTACGGCTCGATCTCCCCTCTACCCTTCCTCAGAGCTTGAAGCGGCCAGGATAATGGCCGGAGGATGGGGAGTAAGACATCTGGTTATTGATTCTGATGAGCTGAATGTGCCTGGCTTTGCTGAGAACCCTCGAAACAGATGCTACCTCTGTAAAAAAGACTTGTTCGCCAGACTAAGCCAGATAGCCGGACAGGAGGGGTTAAACTATATCCTGGATGGTTCTAATGCCTCTGATACTTCTGACTTCAGACCAGGCAGGCAGGCGGCTAAGGAATTTGGGGTGCGGTCTGTCCTGGAAGAGGTCGGCTTGACCAAAGATGAGGTGCGGAGTCTCTCAAAAAGACTGGGGCTGCCTACTCACGATAAACCCTCCGCCGCCTGTCTGGCCTCACGGTTTCCTTATGAGGCCAGGATAACTCAGGAAGCCTTAAGGAGGGTAGCCCAAGCAGA encodes:
- a CDS encoding tetratricopeptide repeat protein encodes the protein MNDQSAIPGTHKVGAPSAIRHPTISLCMIVRDEEGQLPRCLASVKDLVDEIIVVDTGSKDKTIQIARSFGAKVYEHPWQNDFSAARNISLSYAQSDWILILDADEELEKDDIPKIRPILMTHKCEGLTFAVSSQLPGSGKSRHDSIRLFKNHKEYHYQGIVHNQLIIKGLILTTDVRLYHHGYNLSPGQMRKKLERSLPLLKEHLHHHPDDLYARFQLARLYRGYNYYEECIKEGLMVLNAPQAKEEGAKATVLMTMCDLALAYFKLGDYQHGEEYCLKALSQKEDYLDVLFILGNIYLHREEYQKGIDTLKRFLTAREKSGRFDPFMVDNVGQVDQVYLYLGKAYILLSQFEEAIDYLKHGLEFNPLNPAVYHHLVHCYQRIGNSPEAKSTCLEAISKGIADEAIYFQLALIYKDEGKHSQAKEAFLEVVNLKEDHLAARLFLIELYLSEGEIAPVFLHLKKAEEIDPAKAWPVYKTLGNKCVSLGRYEDAVQAYKTFLRYRPSDEEGRLNLARLLLKLQQYQEAKEHYGCILQLNPAHSEARRFLSILDKGR
- the larE gene encoding ATP-dependent sacrificial sulfur transferase LarE, with amino-acid sequence MVGEAEEKLEQMKALLMKMGSVLVAYSGGVDSSLVLKAASDVLGEKVLAVTARSPLYPSSELEAARIMAGGWGVRHLVIDSDELNVPGFAENPRNRCYLCKKDLFARLSQIAGQEGLNYILDGSNASDTSDFRPGRQAAKEFGVRSVLEEVGLTKDEVRSLSKRLGLPTHDKPSAACLASRFPYEARITQEALRRVAQAEAYLKGLGISQVRVRHYKDLCRIEVGKQEMYLCLEKQDEVVDRLKKIGYTYVTLDLEGYRTGSMNEA